In Capsicum annuum cultivar UCD-10X-F1 chromosome 11, UCD10Xv1.1, whole genome shotgun sequence, one genomic interval encodes:
- the LOC107846883 gene encoding RING-H2 finger protein ATL57 codes for MRIKLSRTLLQYSNTEYLHSSSDSITTFQANNNDSVTTAIGRPFKLSAPFDSSMALTILVLLTALFFMGFFSIYIRHFTNEPTAVVAGDDDDDRRRRNLPASSSTNVHRSCRKGIDSSTIQSLPLVSYGGASKHLIEDCPICLTEFEASELIRLIPYCRHVFHQQCLDTWLSSHVTCPLCRSTQFFKKADDLYLDVVEVENGNGVSGESTVQECDTCRNIRRSCSFSNLGNRVALHRSASF; via the exons atgagaataaaattGTCTAGAACATTATTACAATATTCAAACACAGAATATTTACATTCATCATCTGACTCAATTACAACATTCCAAGCTAATAACAATGATTCAGTAACTACAGCTATTGGTAGACCCTTTAAGCTGTCAGCACCATTTGATTCATCAATGGCTTTAACTATACTTGTTCTACTCACTGCTCTTTTCTTCATGGGATTTTTCTCCATTTATATACGTCACTTCACTAATGAACCAACTGCTGTTGTTgctggtgatgatgatgatgatcgtCGTCGAAGAAATTTACCTGCTTCTTCTTCTACTAACGTACACAG ATCTTGTCGGAAGGGGATCGACTCATCAACGATTCAATCACTACCGTTGGTTTCTTACGGTGGAGCTTCGAAGCACTTGATCGAAGATTGTCCAATATGTTTGACCGAGTTCGAGGCGAGTGAACTCATACGCCTCATCCCGTACTGTCGCCACGTGTTCCATCAACAATGTCTTGACACGTGGCTATCATCGCACGTGACTTGTCCTCTCTGTCGGTCCACGCAATTTTTCAAGAAAGCAGATGACCTTTATTTGGATGTAGTTGAGGTAGAAAATGGAAATGGTGTGAGTGGGGAATCTACGGTTCAAGAATGTGACACGTGTAGGAATATTAGGAGATCATGTAGCTTTTCGAATTTGGGAAATAGGGTGGCATTGCATAGAAGTGCAAGtttttga